A genomic window from Arvicola amphibius chromosome 5, mArvAmp1.2, whole genome shotgun sequence includes:
- the Manbal gene encoding protein MANBAL isoform X2, which yields MASDLDFSPPEVPEPTFLENLLRYGLFLGAIFQLICVLAIIVPIPKSHDTDDSQLFFQHHACMQPCSLP from the exons ATGGCCTCTGACCTGGACTTCTCGCCTCCTGAGGTGCCTGAGCCCACCTTCCTGGAGAACCTACTGCGGTATGGGCTCTTCCTGGGAGCCATCTTCCAGCTCATCTGTGTCTTGGCCATCATCGTACCCATTCCCAAGTCCCACGACACG GATGACTCTCAGCTATtcttccagcaccatgcctgcatgcagccatgctccctgccatga